The following coding sequences are from one Roseofilum reptotaenium CS-1145 window:
- the ruvB gene encoding Holliday junction branch migration DNA helicase RuvB, producing the protein MAIESSYQSSPDPKKRRMRSGRKNYQAQRQEPEIDESLLQPEANLEETDKQEEKLRPHRLADYVGQKDLKSVLEIAIQAAKARKEPLDHLLLYGPPGLGKTTMSLILAAEMGVTCKISAAPALERPRDIVGLLVSLQAGDILFLDEIHRLSRVAEELLYPAMEDFRLDVTVGKGKTAKTRSIPLKPFTLVGATTRVGALTSPLRDRFGLLQRLRFYELDELSIIVERAAKVLSTEITPEGATEIARRSRGTPRIANRLLRRVRDYAQVKQLGTISEEIAAEAMELYDVDPCGLDWTDRLILSAMIENFSGGPVGLETLAAATGEDAQTIEEVYEPYLLQIGFLQRTSRGRIALPAAWKHLGYTHPDEPY; encoded by the coding sequence ACCGGAGATTGATGAATCCCTATTACAACCTGAAGCGAACTTAGAGGAAACGGACAAACAGGAAGAAAAGTTACGTCCCCACCGATTAGCCGATTATGTGGGACAAAAAGACCTGAAAAGTGTATTGGAAATTGCGATTCAAGCGGCGAAAGCGAGAAAAGAACCGCTAGATCATTTATTACTCTATGGTCCACCAGGATTGGGCAAAACCACGATGTCCTTAATTTTAGCAGCCGAGATGGGCGTAACCTGCAAAATTAGTGCTGCCCCAGCTTTAGAGCGTCCCCGCGATATTGTCGGCTTATTGGTGAGTTTGCAAGCTGGAGATATCCTGTTTTTGGATGAAATTCACCGTCTTTCTAGGGTAGCGGAAGAATTACTATATCCAGCGATGGAGGATTTTCGCTTAGATGTTACCGTTGGTAAAGGGAAAACGGCGAAAACACGCAGCATTCCCCTGAAACCGTTTACTCTGGTAGGGGCAACCACGCGAGTGGGGGCGTTAACCTCTCCGTTGCGCGATCGCTTTGGATTACTGCAAAGATTGCGCTTTTATGAATTAGACGAATTAAGCATAATTGTTGAACGGGCGGCTAAAGTTTTAAGCACAGAAATCACGCCCGAAGGAGCGACGGAAATCGCTCGGCGATCGCGCGGCACTCCCCGCATTGCCAACCGTCTTTTACGCAGAGTCCGGGACTATGCCCAAGTCAAACAACTGGGTACAATTTCTGAAGAAATAGCGGCTGAAGCCATGGAACTCTATGATGTCGATCCTTGCGGTTTAGATTGGACAGATCGACTGATTTTAAGTGCCATGATTGAGAATTTTAGCGGGGGGCCCGTAGGTTTGGAAACTCTAGCTGCTGCGACAGGAGAAGATGCCCAAACCATTGAAGAAGTGTATGAACCTTATCTCCTGCAAATAGGTTTTTTGCAGCGCACCTCTCGCGGTAGAATCGCCTTACCTGCGGCTTGGAAGCACTTGGGATATACTCATCCGGATGAACCGTATTAA
- a CDS encoding putative bifunctional diguanylate cyclase/phosphodiesterase, whose protein sequence is MDKEHLQSTPPDFHPELSMDEAIMLLSHELRTPLTSIRGVVRLMQSGHVTPESAEGKYMLSMAIKNIGRLERLAQTIEQQPTLPLTLFKKEDLEKIQLELDLKQAIDKQELSLVYQPIVSLSPRKVMAFEALIRWHHGGKGLISPATFIPVAEETGLIHDIGQWVIRQSCSQLKRWKHKLPSDYSLLMNLNLSPLQLLHPQFSQQLKSLIQELHISPHEIRLEITETMLMENLEVATNTIQELRDFGFEFDIDDFGTGYSSLSRLKNLAVNGLKIDRFFLKEKQWNLIKAILLIASDVGLDVIAEGVETEEDFEKLKELGCQYFQGYFFSKPVDENLAIAWMENQLSCPIG, encoded by the coding sequence ATGGATAAAGAACATCTTCAATCCACTCCCCCGGATTTCCACCCTGAACTCTCGATGGATGAAGCAATTATGCTCCTGAGTCACGAACTTCGCACACCTCTAACCTCCATTCGAGGTGTGGTTCGGCTGATGCAAAGTGGCCATGTTACCCCAGAATCAGCAGAAGGCAAGTATATGTTGTCCATGGCCATTAAAAATATTGGTCGGTTGGAGCGCTTGGCTCAAACCATTGAACAGCAACCCACCCTTCCCCTAACCCTGTTTAAGAAAGAAGATCTAGAAAAAATTCAATTAGAACTCGATCTCAAGCAAGCAATTGATAAACAAGAGTTAAGCCTCGTTTATCAGCCAATTGTCTCTTTATCTCCTAGAAAAGTAATGGCCTTTGAGGCCTTAATTCGTTGGCATCATGGGGGGAAAGGTTTGATTTCACCCGCTACGTTTATTCCAGTGGCTGAAGAGACGGGTCTGATTCATGATATTGGCCAGTGGGTGATTCGTCAATCTTGCAGTCAGCTTAAGAGATGGAAGCATAAACTGCCCTCAGATTATTCATTACTCATGAATTTGAATTTGTCCCCTCTCCAGTTGCTTCATCCTCAGTTTTCACAACAGTTAAAATCCTTAATTCAAGAGTTACACATTAGTCCCCATGAAATTCGTTTAGAAATCACGGAAACCATGTTAATGGAAAATCTGGAGGTGGCGACCAATACCATTCAAGAATTGAGGGATTTTGGATTTGAGTTTGATATTGATGATTTTGGTACCGGTTATTCTTCTTTGAGTCGCCTCAAAAATTTGGCGGTAAATGGTCTAAAAATAGACCGATTTTTCCTTAAAGAGAAACAGTGGAATTTAATTAAAGCGATCTTACTCATTGCCTCTGACGTAGGCTTGGATGTCATCGCTGAAGGAGTAGAGACAGAAGAAGATTTTGAAAAACTCAAAGAATTAGGATGTCAGTATTTTCAAGGCTATTTCTTTTCTAAACCGGTTGATGAAAACTTAGCGATCGCCTGGATGGAAAATCAACTCTCTTGTCCCATTGGCTAG